Proteins found in one Paralichthys olivaceus isolate ysfri-2021 chromosome 19, ASM2471397v2, whole genome shotgun sequence genomic segment:
- the sesn1 gene encoding sestrin-1 isoform X2, giving the protein MRHAVAPAENVENNCFAVTGLLKICSHCERLSKKDLGVRIPRPLGNGPSRFIPEKEILQVSKVDTRTQLIFENAFAALGRLENISLVMGFHPQYLESFLRTQHYLLQMDGPLSLHYRHYIGIMAAARHQCSYLVNLHVSDFLQVGGDVKWLNGLDEAPQKLQQLGELNKILAHRPWLLTKEHIERLLKAEEHSWSLAELIHAVVLLTHYHSLASFTFGCGIMPEIHCDGGHTFRPPSLSQYCVCDIANGNGHAYHHEDLLGNQEVCGEVEVLMERMKQLQECRDEEEASQEEMATRFEREKTESMLVVTAEDEESVPSREISRHFEDPSYGYKDFSRKGEHVPTFRVQDYSWEDHGFSLVNRLYPDVGQMLDEKFQMAYNLTYNTMATHKDVDTSMLRRAIWNYIHCMFGIRYDDYDYGEINQLLDRSFKIYIKTMVCSPEKTTKRMYESFWRQFQHSEKVHVNLLLMEARMQAELLYALRAITRYMT; this is encoded by the exons ATGAGGCACGCAGTGGCACCAGCAGAAAACGtggaaaataattgttttgcggTGACAGGCTTGTTAAAGATATGTTCCCATTGTGAACGGCTCAGCAAGAAg GACTTGGGAGTAAGGATCCCAAGACCCTTAGGAAACGGACCAAGCAGATTTATCCCTGAAAAAGAG ATTCTCCAAGTCAGTAAAGTGGATACCAGAACACAGTTGATATTCGAGAATGCATTCGCAGCCCTCGGTCGCCTGGAAAATATTTCTCTGGTGATGGGCTTCCACCCACAGTACCTGGAGAGTTTCCTCCGGACGCAGCACTACCTGCTGCAGATGGACGGTCCCCTATCTTTGCACTACCGACACTACATCGGCATCATG GCGGCAGCTAGACACCAGTGTTCCTATTTGGTCAACCTGCATGTGAGTGACTTCCTCCAGGTCGGGGGAGATGTGAAGTGGCTGAACGGCCTGGACGAGGCGCcgcagaagctgcagcagctcgggGAGCTCAACAAAATCCTGGCCCACCGACCCTGGCTTCTCACAAAGGAACACATCGAG cgCCTTCTGAAGGCTGAGGAACACAGCTGGTCCCTTGCAGAGCTCATCCACGCCGTGGTCCTCCTCACACACTACCACTCCCTCGCCTCGTTTACATTCGGCTGTGGCATCATGCCCGAGATTCACTGCGACGGTGGACACACTTTCAGGCCTCCTTCCCTCAGCCAGTATTGCGTGTGTGACATTGCCAATGGCAACGGCCATGCTTATCACCATGAAGATCTGCTTGGAAACCAG GAGGTGTGTGGCGAGGTCGAGGTGCTGATGGAGCgcatgaagcagctgcaggagtgcCGCGACGAAGAGGAAGCCAGCCAGGAGGAGATGGCAACCCGCTTCGAAAGGGAGAAGACAGAGAGTATGCTGGTGGTCACAGCGGAGGACGAGGAGTCTGTCCCCTCCAGGGAAATCTCTCGACACTTTGAGGACCCCAGCTATGGCTACAAGGACTTCTCTAGGAAGGGGGAGCACGTGCCCACGTTCAGAGTGCAG GATTACAGCTGGGAGGATCATGGCTTCTCTCTGGTCAACCGACTGTATCCTGATGTGGGTCAGATGCTGGACGAGAAGTTCCAGATGGCCTACAACCTGACCTACAACACCATGGCAACGCACAAGGACGTGGACACCAGTATGCTGCGTAGGGCCATCTGGAACTACATCCACTGCATGTTTGGCATCAG GTATGATGACTATGATTATGGAGAAATAAACCAGCTTCTGGACCGTAGCTTTAAGATCTATATCAAGACCATGGTGTGTAGTCCTGAGAAGACCACCAAACGAATGTATGAGAGTTTCTGGAGGCAGTTTCAGCACTCCGAGAAG GTCCATGTTAATTTGCTTCTTATGGAAGCACGAATGCAAGCAGAACTGTTATACGCTCTGAGAGCGATCACCCGCTACATGACATGA
- the armc2 gene encoding armadillo repeat-containing protein 2, with protein MASMERKREICSPFFPRRNSLRKTSAEIVSEARQSLRVQSTHRPFTPRDGHRQLFGKSSVRVGHDNRPPSAFSLHAQNFDAPDSRPSSGTRLSPLDHKPRFPLPSDAEDAFKALPKPPADPLEVRRGRAGARTRLLRAGSLTTLPLVEGHTDVTQTLNPGQKQLSAERHPSKDHTTVRSGPHKPGPHRAASESRIKQAGVDSGVRPTGCTTGQRTELENGDNATITEEDAESSVWNNKIGPLLQQLESVAAGSSEVSVDRLCDLCDGLHGALAQADMLGRLCKRRSGILRTLFRLIDLNSARLNLHIAQLCLALCVSGNNLLNICKLIFQISRSESNDVLFQNNSIIDSLLGVLRNEDVSSSGEALLYCIGTLKFLSGNCAILRLLLDKNCIGVSQKLIQRLHTVEDTHFSIAGHIIVQLTATLRNLADHPDSRLHFVSFSLLSELCLVLRRHRKDQDICTNISRIYSKLSSYSECRLALAQTPDCYQLFLELLSKHRQKQDLVVRILFTLGNLTAKSEEARLQLFQCKGCMDTVLQLYDIYQRRDASPHTPSQAGEPPAPPMSLQERDDVLVKLVRVLANMCIHPAVGPALANDAACIQLLMETLELRSVQESEELLVNVAATINNLSFYQEQSSVIRRSQVAITKLMLKLVLSSSMDAMLEATRVYGNMSQSKDVRDFITQNKVHQFAVTLLDSKSSEMCFSACGVLTNLALDPPNRVRLSLEGAAAKLLDCLRDFGPGDWQLAGQVCQALWNLIGGGSEPLLDAQESESLLKILTTYLDEEEALKWIENEDMRDYHKACWELEFLPVAQKLIETLQLPQQND; from the exons ATGGCCTCGATGGAGAGGAAACGTGAGATTTGCAGCCCCTTCTTTCCACGGCGCAACTCTTTGAGGAAAACCAGTGCGGAAATTGTCAGTGAAGCCAGACAATCCCTGCGAGTCCAATCCACCCATCGGCCGTTCACTCCCAGGGATGGACACAGGCAGCTTTTTGGGAAGAGCTCTGTGCGTGTGGGTCACGACAACAGACCTCCATCGGCCTTCAG TCTTCATGCTCAAAATTTTGATGCTCCTGATTCGAGGCCAAGTTCAGGGACACGTCTCTCCCCACTGGACCAC AAGCCAAGGTTTCCACTGCCCAGTGATGCTGAGGATGCATTCAAAGCTCTCCCCAAACCCCCCGCTGACCCACTGGAAGTGAGGAGGGGGCGGGCAGGGGCACGGACACGTCTCCTCAGGGCTGGATCTCTCACCACGTTGCCTCTGGTCGAGGGACACACAGATG TGACACAAACATTAAACCCGGGACAAAAGCAGCTGTCAGCTGAACGCCACCCGAGTAAGGACCACACCACGGTCCGCAGCGGTCCTCACAAACCTGGCCCACACAGAGCAGCGAGTGAAAG TAGAATAAAGCAGGCTGGTGTTGACTCAGGAGTTAGACCCACTGGCTGCACAACAGGACAGAGAACAG AGCTCGAGAACGGAGACAACGCCACAATCACGGAGGAGGATGCAGAGTCATCGGTGTGGAATAATAAGATCGGTCCTCTTCTGCAACAACTGGAGAGTGTGGCTGCAG GCAGCTCTGAGGTCTCGGTGGACCGTCTGTGCGATTTGTGTGATGGCCTCCACGGCGCCTTGGCACAAGCGGACATGCTTGGCCGACTCTGTAAGAGGAGGTCGGGGATCCTTCGAACACTGTTCCGCCTCATCGACCTCAACTCTGCCCGGCTCAACCTGCACATCGCCCAGCTCTGCCTGGCT CTGTGTGTCAGTGGGAACAACCTGCTCAACATCTGCAAGCTCATCTTCCAGATCAGCCGCAGTGAAAGCAATGACGTCCTCTTCCAGAACAACTCTATCATAG ACTCGTTGCTGGGTGTACTACGTAACGAGGATGTGTCTTCATCAGGGGAAGCTCTCTTGTACTGCATCGGTACTCTGAAATTTCTCTCGGGAAACTGTGCCATCCTCAGACTCCTGCTGGACAAGAACTGTATCGGTGTGTCTCAGAAACTCATCCAGAGGCTTCACACAGTGGAAGACACTCACTTCAGTATAGCAGGACACATCATTGTACAG CTGACAGCGACCCTGAGGAACCTCGCCGATCATCCCGACTCCCGTCTGCACTTTGTGTCCTTCTCTTTGCTGTCAGAGCTTTGTCTGGTGCTGCGCCGTCACCGCAAAGACCAGGACATCTGCACAAACATTTCCAGAATATACag taAACTATCCTCTTACTCAGAGTGCCGACTCGCTCTGGCCCAGACCCCCGACTGCTACCAACTATTTTTAGAACTGCTGAGCAAACATCGCCAAAAACAG GACCTGGTCGTGCGCATTCTTTTCACCTTGGGGAACCTCACGGCCAAAAGCGAGGAGGCTCGGCTGCAGCTCTTCCAGTGCAAAGGCTGCATGGATACAGTCCTGCAGCTGTATGACATCTACCAGCGAAGAGACGCATCACCGCACACACCCTCACAGGCAGGTgaacctcctgctcctcccatGAGCCTGCAGGAGCGTGACGACGTGCTGGTGAAGCTGGTCAGGGTGCTGGCCAACATGTGCATCCACCCGGCTGTGGGTCCGGCCCTGGCGAACGACGCAGCCTGCATTCAGCTTCTGATGGAGACACTTG agttGAGGTCCGTGCAGGAGAGCGAGGAGCTGTTGGTGAATGTCGCCGCCACCATCAACAACCTGTCGTTCTACCAGGAGCAAAGCTCTGTAATCAGACGCAGTCAAGTCGCCATCACAAAGC TGATGTTGAAGCTGGTGCTCAGCTCCAGTATGGATGCCATGCTCGAGGCCACCCGTGTATATGGGAACATGTCACAGTCCAAGGATGTGCGGGACTTCATTACGCAAAACAAAG TGCACCAGTTTGCTGTGACGCTGCTGGACTCTAAAAGCAGTGAGATGTGTTTTTCAGCCTGTGGAGTCCTCACCAACCTGGCTCTGGACCCTCCCAACAGGGTCCGTCTCTCACTTGAGGGGGCTGCTGCCAA gCTGCTGGACTGTCTCAGAGACTTTGGACCAGGTGACTGGCAGCTGGCAGGGCAGGTTTGTCAGGCGTTGTGGAACCTGATCGGTGGCGGTTCAGAGCCACTGCTTGATGCCCAGGAGAGCGAGTCCCTGCTGAAGATCCTCACTACATACTTAG ATGAAGAGGAGGCTCTGAAGTGGATAGAAAATGAAGATATGAGGGATTATCACAAGGCATGCTGGGAGTTGGAGTTCCTGCCTGTAGCTCAGAAACTGATAGAGACACTCCAGCTGCCGCAGCAGAACGACTGA